aaatgttgtctgtttaactttgtttaaaatcaagaaattagggataaattcccttggtataagtgtgtctacaacaacctcttgttgcatccccgcttgtacacagggccttacagcccaggtTTCACTAAGTTGCAACAGTATATACATAGTCActgtcatagacacaatcaataccaggggatttattcccattttctcgaatttaaacaaagacaaacggacaaccttttcaaacacgtgactttggtgcttataacATACGctaaagcgccaagccacgtccccttccgcgcttacctcagcacacatagccacctccacctgatgacatcactatgacacgtcagtgacacatatgcatgagtaaggacaactgcagattggggttcttatttgatacagtatttcatatggtacatttgtaattagctagcctgtagaatatataaggaggccaatcaaccatggtaacacccaggtcaattacctcttgttgcatctcccaactgtacgagggccttactgcccagtaactacttagatacacgccctAAGCGTTGGACTCACTGTACtcacatagcttgccaccgccttatagcgtgtgggCATTGTAGTTAcgtagcttgttgttgtaggtagttcccttgctgccttaagcggttttccTTACTCAGtctatacagccacaagcgcctgctgccttgacgccccttaaggacgtctaggacactaggtaatcaaccttaagttggttgcaaaccgtgcccaccaagcacaccccaCTCAGCcttgacaaacaagaaggtcccctgtactagcacaagggaaatcacctgattgggcttgccttttgctattaataatcaaactagcgttggccccaggtagtaccaaattgctataaggcagacggattctaattgtccacgtaccaccggtcactgcaccctttgtcagcggagctaatcagcagatccacccgcttgcagaaaacccgttccacatcacgcccgtacacggcagttgattggtcaatagggactgtccaacgctaggcagttgacgcaagctcttagcgccagcACAATAaaagcgccccataagtcctgatacaggcacccttggctacacagcccccatctcccccatcttgcccaccattacctcccgtaccccctcttgcgcttcctcctgcgcctcccagcgcactgcttctcaccaaggccgctcatacccccatgagatggcaacctgttcctGGAGTTCCGCTTgtccccaatcccctctcaatcaaggagagttgggacccactcttccggcaaccgctgttgagtcaacaagccttgaaccagaggtctacagggaagtctccctcagccaagcaatctcccttatcctgggattgcaaaaccaagtcccCCGGCTTGAGCAAGAACTTGAAGAAACCAAAgaagcaacaaaggaagcccaagactggatgggagcagtcaatcaagccctcacttgcattgaggctaggggtggagccccacacacaccagaagaccggaaacctccgGCAGTTGAGGCCACACCCAGGCCCTTACCAAAAACcaaccctcttccagcgcctagcactccccttgttgcctgggccaaccccactAAAGCCCCCCCTGCCTTTGCTCAGCCAACCCCAGTCTGGGCCCCCCCAAGAggctatactccccctctGCCTTTGCCTATCCAACTCCgctccccccaagtcccacaaccagtggcccctgtagccgctTATCAAGCCCCGGTCAAggtggaccaccctgacgcctatacggggaagatagggaacaaagcccgccaatggctcacgcagatgttggcatgggtacgtctaaatcaacggatgttccccacggatcaggaggtcctgttgttcctcctaatgaacatgaaggacatagcaggagcctgggctcacccccacctcaatcaacttgggtcccacagggcccttaTCCAAACAGTTGACAAGTTCAGGACAGAGTTCCTTGCTGCATTTGGGAACCCCAATGCCATGCAAGCCGCCAAGCGGCAAATTACACaacttactcagacagggACCTGCGCTGAGTACTtcacaaagtttaggaccattgccatggacctagactggaacaacgccgccctttgtgggcaatttgcacgaggcctccactgggaggtcagccgcctcattgcTACCCAAGAGCGGCGCCCCAcaaccctccttgagctgcagaacgcagctctggtcattgataacgccctccaAGAGGAGTGCGCCAGCCACCCAAGGGGTAATAAGCCtggcacctccaccactacccccaacaggggggcaagtaccagccaacaggccacaagaccagggcgcctctccagcaaccccaactttgttcccaaggaggaacaaaaccgccgcagggctgaaggcctatgcatcaagtgcggcaaattgggccacaaatttgcggaatgccgcactggctggaaagccacgcctaaggaAGAAGGCGTcaagaaggaagccgccaagattggcgaagagtctggacccaaattgggaaaagactaaggggacatgctgccgcgcgcaaggaccccaaggactctggcttgtgtatcaaaatttgtaatatatctagtagTAAAATATCACCACTCTTCACCATTTTGATCacaccagagaaaaaagcagaatcactagaagtcctgatagactcaggcgccacctcatcttTCCTACACCCCCGTACCGCAGAAGCACTCCGCCTCCCCCTCATAGATCTCTCTTCACCCCGCACCgtcactatgctcaatgggttgagcccccaggctggcaaaatctggaagaaggctaacctgaccttctcctttgatggcaaacgtatgactgagaccttctTGATTTGCAACACAGGGTCCCACGctgctgttgtagacacaattgataccagggaatttattcccattttctcgaatttaaacaaaggctaatggacaacattttcaatcacgtgacttcggcgcttatatcatacgctaagcgccaagccacgtccccatccgcgcttacctcagcatacgtagccacctccacctgatgacatcactatgacatgtcagtgacacgtatgcatgaggccaactgcggattggggttcttattggttatggtattgcatatattgtatttgtaattagttcacccttgtaatatataaggaggccaaccgaccatggtaacacccaggtcaattacctcttgttgcatccccacttgtacaaggccttacagccagatcactaagtagcactacaacgccttaagcgttgactccactgtacatacgtagcttgccattgcccatacagccttggtcattgtagttagtagttagacgttgtagggtagaccttgccgccttaagcggtacttACTGTATatccacacggccacaagcgcccgcgcccttgacgtccttacagacgtctaggacactaggtaatcgacctttagttggttgcaaaccgtgcccaccagcacacacacttagctcaacaacaagaaggactcctgtactagcacaagggaaataccggagatcaggattgccttttgctgtcaataatcaaaccagtgtcgtcccctcctagtaccgaattgctataaggcagacagtccctatcgcccgcatacccctggttgccgcaccctttaccagcggacctagacagccaatacacccgcttgcagagactgggttctacatcacgcctgaccacggctgtgattagTAACTCCTACTGTTCaatgctaggttgtttgacgcaaggtcttagcaattgagtaataaagcgctcataagtcctgatataggcatacCCCCATACACTGTCACCATAacctcccgcactcccccTTGATCTTCTTCTCAAACAGCTGCCCACGCTGGATGCTCCTTCCCAACACATacaatggcaacccgttcccggccgCCCTCTCAAGCCTGTTCCCCTGTCGATCAAGGACAGTTGGAACCCCTAtttccgccagcctcccctgagcttggcaaagtcagTCTCAagcgggtcatccgcctACTCTGGGGACTTCAGTCCCAAGTTGACCGCATCAAGCggaccctcttggaacaagTTGAAATTAGCCAAGAGGTTTGCACCAACGTCAAAAACATCTCCCAAGcggttgatgttgtcaaggatgggcttgcccagctcCAGCTTCCCTGGGGcccccacaccccagaagaccaaaaaccccctgcggtcgaggaaactcccagggccgcgcccaaagccaagcctattggcaaggctcaaccattccttggggccccagcccccatcatctccacaggggccccCAGGCACGACCCCCTCTCCTTATTCAATCCATacccttcctcctccttccctttgggaccggctccagccccccaaggacctccaccagcacc
The Rhizoctonia solani chromosome 8, complete sequence DNA segment above includes these coding regions:
- a CDS encoding Retrotransposable element Tf2 protein, giving the protein MATCSWSSACPQSPLNQGELGPTLPATAVESTSLEPEVYREVSLSQAISLILGLQNQVPRLEQELEETKEATKEAQDWMGAVNQALTCIEARGGAPHTPEDRKPPAVEATPRPLPKTNPLPAPSTPLVAWANPTKAPPAFAQPTPVWAPPRGYTPPLPLPIQLRSPQVPQPVAPVAAYQAPVKVDHPDAYTGKIGNKARQWLTQMLAWVRLNQRMFPTDQEVLLFLLMNMKDIAGAWAHPHLNQLGSHRALIQTVDKFRTEFLAAFGNPNAMQAAKRQITQLTQTGTCAEYFTKFRTIAMDLDWNNAALCGQFARGLHWEVSRLIATQERRPTTLLELQNAALVIDNALQEECASHPRGNKPGTSTTTPNRGASTSQQATRPGRLSSNPNFVPKEEQNRRRAEGLCIKCGKLGHKFAECRTGWKATPKEEGVKKEAAKIGEESGPKLGKD